A single Gasterosteus aculeatus chromosome 2, fGasAcu3.hap1.1, whole genome shotgun sequence DNA region contains:
- the LOC120828939 gene encoding serine/threonine-protein kinase WNK2 isoform X18, which yields MEPEADSNPEARREPKHPPEADAHRRLPADMQEGADGAGRRVDSAVRGGSDPSVDPSSSYQRNVHQRFIRRSLWFSEADEQAFEAPECDNRNKILNINLRTIVDRARGASCGAQEGSSTESQGGQKDSATESASADEGKDKSADAANLPCSDGGKAAIKAASEENEEEAEMKAVSTSPGGRFLKFDIELGRGSFKTVYKGLDTETWVEVAWCELQDRKLSKVERQRFKEEAEMLKGLQHPNIVRFYDFWESPLKGKKYIVLVTELMTSGTLKTYLKRFKVMKPKVLRSWCRQILKGLHFLHTRTPPIIHRDLKCDNIFITGPTGSVKIGDLGLATLKAASFAKSVIGTPEFMAPEMYEEHYDEAVDVYAFGMCMLEMATSEYPYSECQNAAQIYRKVTSGVKPASYNKVMDPEIKEIIGECICQKKEERYTIKDLLNHAFFAEDTGVRVELAEEDDGKKDSIALKLWVEDHKKLKGKYKESGAIEFMFDLEKEVPELVAQEMVESGFFHESDAKTVGKSIRDRVALIKWRRGRTVSAAATVNRGDGGHRVQVTPPLGIGAGVAHVGPPSLEPDEPEADQHNRLRNLPASGTSVTYGTLDSGMGSTVFSDSHSSQQSVLYQSLLEPITMATQQASTAGHHNQPSLQVLPTSSGTAAACAPLQYLQPGHSYPPAPYVGQHSAATPAAAGLCSVNIQHAAGAASYTPPSVQQTQLGANISVSAVQQHGAQSYQAPGHHHHHHQQQHHQQQQQQQAAAASSLTFPLNVQQTCPNCVVATQQQAHSASGCHTPVRQQTAAAAATLPAQQPAQGYPLASVAPTFAAMAQCHIAQAPGALQHVQAAVQLPSQSSSTPALYSQPMAIQQEHQLNSQTNVQLAQHARQAHIQPQVQHNKEALHTMHQQMAQPPTRLSQGQQTPTLQKHSQTAMQSQDRCHSIVQQPPQVAQVEATRPSYPAAGQPDASSQSSAHSALTALQQQTAPPQVQYLSAQSSGAPQAFGAQQKNPAGLSISQLGQDGLASSAPGQVLPPQQSMTQVPQQLQPLHISNPLPPTHPSQFPSQYPTIQVMTAVTDCESSHPHSCSAPHPSTCSSLNHIFLSPGQTATPSVSPLSPLHTHNNALVSPTPVSLMPSPSPMLAKVGPTSPQHQHAAVQQQQSVRSEAPHSQPAFISAPSTHPLHTHTAPCQNTHPPTNGSTQPLMQVPQQAPVSHPELIPFAQLSQPAVFPTPLQNGSDAGAVTTAAQPDNRNPQGQISAPCDSASSGLTQQKPLSNLTDAAGQGPAETSAEDQAAEKHSGGQSYDSLNSDATSGKEMSDGYEGTHGGKGEAKVRKHHRRSTRTRSRQEKISRPKLNMLNVCNTGDKMVECQLETHNHKMVTFKFDLDGDAPEEIATYMVENDFILPLEREVFIEQLKDIVDKAEDMLSEDPEGERSSDHGGSPKQSDGALGAEGLKASTPSTPQLVYQQNVLHTGKRWFIICPVAETPTPDKEKTTGHTSAALESEPSASSSVKPKSNATAGAIPVSLSSQSPSSSCASPLPPAPQTSAQDQNIDKTRLQQPQPCATKPALAARGAGHHNLLPVEEPCISAVSMVTDIPCCAIVPPVSLDVNAFDGGGAGGLTSSQTNQATQKASPSGELPPQLASHQSVVLQQPFATAMQPGTVTSQPQSPAHQTPQNSNSSSHQQPASGGPGESDSEGPRRVEFADRTIKTLDEKLRNLLYQEHAPSQPSSTPSDPQASSTEGVSSPPVSDGQSSEGVHAKKKGEPLPQIPERTDSVGALSDSAVAATNRVLNKGDVATSSSPTGSKSRFQIIPTPPDVVCSLEKSKKSCGTPAPSSGSAGSHSQSQGPGRKDEDCASPGKSSGTAAADRDRTSKPQSSNRYSAPPNFYRATPTTSPDVTPRHIPRAQTMDTPTRRNSHHPSHLYSDSADEDSSVALPPAQPPPPAHAASEHSGSDLMKRAVAFLRRSGRSKSEQSSDSPSRQAASMNGHAHSPSTGHAPSSYMSSDNDSEFEDADMRKELQKLREKHMKEISELQAFQRSEIEHLYTELGKTLPPNVGLVHAAPPSGRRRRASKHKLKAGKLLNPMVQQLKNNLNISAERKGESGASSSSSPAKSSVLSDGSVHSSGSSSSSNPPQGGGAEQVLTQQPCSLKGSFSSDNIYGGLHADGTANQAGPGQGWTVFHQTSERVTYKSSSKPRTRFLSGPVSLSIWSTLKRLCLGKDRSSRSASNSAAAQPQPPLAAAASAATPSPRPIARLAQVQTNNSNNKRGTFTDDLHKLVDDWTKETVGAAANQPRPSLNQIKQQRRQQDLEARAPPAHETKCHGGPRKFHAPLPCPLPAASGPGGPTSLAPNASATLPSGYLSPTGSYGGAAAPGPLYPQQWPGPAGPLAAAGIMPYTTTANRPTGTEGVAHPLSLHDPESGPSLKTARTT from the exons ATGGAGCCGGAGGCCGACTCCAACCCCGAGGCCCGCCGAGAACCGAAGCATCCCCCCGAGGCCGACGCTCACCGCCGACTCCCCGCCGACATGCAGGAGGGGGCTGACGGCGCTGGCCGGCGCGTGGACTCTGCGGTGAGAGGCGGGAGTGACCCCAGCGTTGACCCCTCCAGCAGTTATCAGAGGAACGTGCACCAGAGGTTCATCAGGAGAAGCCTGTGGTTCTCCGAGGCCGACGAGCAAGCGTTTGAAGCGCCCGAGTGCGACAACAGGAATAAGATCCTGAACATAAACCTGCGGACGATAGTGGACAGGGCGCGAGGGGCCAGCTGTGGGGCGCAGGAAGGCTCCAGCACCGAAAGTCAAGGTGGGCAGAAGGACAGCGCAACGGAGAGCGCCAGTGCCGACGAGGGGAAGGATAAAAGCGCAGACGCGGCAAACCTCCCGTGCAGCGATGGTGGCAAAGCCGCCATCAAGGCCGCCAgcgaggagaacgaggaggaggcggagatgAAAGCGGTCTCCACATCTCCGGGGGGAAGGTTCCTCAAGTTTGACATAGAGCTGGGCAGAGGGTCCTTCAAGACGGTCTACAAGGGCCTGGATACTGAGACCTGGGTGGAGGTGGCCTGGTGCGAGCTGCAG GATCGCAAGCTGTCAAAGGTGGAACGTCAGCGCTTtaaggaggaggcagagatgcTGAAGGGGCTTCAGCATCCAAACATTGTCCGTTTCTATGACTTTTGGGAGTCGCCCCTGAAAGGGAAGAAGTACATTGTGTTAGTAACAGAGCTCATGACGTCGGGAACGCTAAAAAC CTATCTAAAGCGTTTCAAGGTAATGAAGCCGAAGGTGCTGAGGAGCTGGTGCAGACAGATCCTGAAAGGCCTTCACTTTCTGCACACCAGGACCCCTCCCATCATCCATAGGGACCTCAAATGTGACAACATCTTCATCACCGGGCCGACGGGCTCGGTCAAAATAGGGGATTTAGGATTGGCAACACTCAAGGCGGCTTCCTTTGCTAAAAGCGTCATCG GCACGCCGGAGTTCATGGCCCCAGAGATGTATGAGGAACACTATGATGAGGCTGTGGATGTCTACGCCTTTGGCATGTGTATGCTGGAAATGGCCACCTCTGAATACCCCTACTCCGAGTGTCAGAATGCAGCCCAGATATACCGCAAAGTCACAAGT GGAGTGAAGCCAGCCAGCTACAACAAGGTCATGGATCCTGAAATCAAGGAGATCATTGGGGAGTGCATCTGCCAAAAGAAAGAGGAGCG GTACACCATCAAGGACCTGTTGAACCACGCTTTCTTTGCTGAGGACACAGGCGTGAGGGTCGAGCTAGCGGAGGAGGACGATGGGAAAAAGGACTCGATAGCGCTGAAACTTTGGGTGGAGGACCACAAGAAGTTAAAAGGGAAGTACAAAGAGAGCGGCGCCATCGAGTTTATGTTTGACCTGGAGAAGGAGGTCCCCGAGCTGGTCGCACAAGAAATG GTGGAGTCCGGCTTCTTCCACGAGAGCGATGCCAAGACTGTGGGAAAGTCCATCAGGGACCGCGTAGCTCTGATCaaatggaggagggggaggacggtgtcTGCTGCGGCCACAGTGAATCGAGGCGACGGTGGGCACAGGGTCCAGGTGACCCCCCCTCTGGGCATCGGCGCCGGGGTTGCACACGTGGGCCCGCCTTCGCTGGAACCGGACGAGCCCGAGGCCGACCAGCACAACAGGCTGCGCAACCTGCCAGCCAGCGGCACGTCAGTGACAT ACGGCACACTCGATAGTGGCATGGGCTCCACTGTGTTCTCCGACTCCCACAGCAGCCAGCAGAGTGTCCTCTACCAGTCCCTGCTGGAGCCTATCACTATGGCAACGCAGCAG GCCAGTACTGCAGGTCACCACAATCAACCTTCTCTACAAGTCCTGCCGACTTCCAGCGGTACTGCAGCGGCGTGTGCACCGCTGCAGTACCTCCAGCCTGGACACAGCTACCCTCCCGCTCCGTATGTTGGCCAACACAGCGCCGCCACACCAGCTGCAGCTGGTCTCTGTTCAGTCAACATCCAGCATGCTGCCGGTGCTGCCAGCTACACACCTCCGAGTGTGCAACAGACCCAACTTGGGGCAAATATCTCAGTATCCGCTGTGCAGCAACATGGTGCACAGAGCTACCAAGCACCAggtcaccaccaccatcatcaccaacaacaacaccaccaacaacaacaacaacagcaggcaGCGGCAGCAAGCTCTTTGACTTTTCCTCTGAACGTGCAACAAACTTGTCCGAACTGCGTGGTCGCCACTCAGCAACAGGCTCACAGTGCTTCGGGATGTCACACTCCGGTTCGGCAGCAGACTGCCGCGGCAGCGGCCACCCTGCCAGCACAGCAGCCAGCACAAGGCTACCCTCTTGCATCTGTAGCCCCAACCTTTGCAGCCATGGCCCAGTGTCATATTGCACAAGCTCCCGGTGCACTACAACACGTCCAAGCCGCGGTCCAACTGCCAAGTCAGAGCTCCTCCACACCAGCACTTTACAGCCAGCCGATGGCCATTCAACAAGAGCACCAACTGAACAGTCAGACCAACGTACAGCTGGCGCAACACGCGCGGCAGGCTCACATTCAGCCTCAAGTCCAGCATAACAAAGAAGCTCTGCACACCATGCACCAACAAATGGCACAGCCGCCTACCCGCCTGTCTCAGGGTCAGCAGACCCCAACTCTCCAAAAGCACAGTCAGACAGCCATGCAGAGCCAGGACCGATGCCATTCTATAGTCCAACAGCCCCCCCAGGTCGCGCAGGTTGAAGCCACACGCCCGAGTTACCCTGCCGCTGGTCAGCCTGATGCCTCATCGCAGAGCTCTGCCCACTCGGCCCTCActgcgctgcagcagcagactgCTCCGCCACAGGTCCAGTACCTGTCCGCACAGTCCTCTGGAGCTCCACAGGCCTTCGGAGCACAGCAG AAGAATCCTGCTGGTCTTAGCATTTCACAGCTCGGACAAGATGGACTGGCTTCGAGTGCGCCGGGCCAAGTGCTGCCTCCTCAACAGTCGATGACTCAAGTCCCCCAACAACTCCAACCTCTGCACATTTCAAACCCTCTACCACCAACACATCCATCCCAG TTTCCTTCGCAGTATCCCACAATCCAGGTGATGACAGCTGTGACTGACTGTGAATCCTCCCACCCTCACTCCTGCTCTGCTCCTCACCCCTCGACCTGCTCCTCTCTCAATCACATCTTCCTTTCTCCTGGACAGACTGCgaccccctctgtctcccccctttctcctctgcacacacacaacaacgcgTTAGTTTCACCCACCCCGGTGTCCCTGATGCCGTCCCCCTCGCCCATGCTGGCTAAGGTGGGACCCACATCCCCACAGCACCAGCACGCCgctgttcagcagcagcagagtgtgCGATCCGAAGCTCCTCACTCGCAACCCGCGTTCATATCGGCCCCGTCCACCcaccccttacacacacacactgccccgtGCCAGAACACACACCCTCCCACAAATGGCAGCACTCAGCCTCTGATGCAG GTTCCCCAGCAGGCGCCGGTCAGCCACCCTGAGCTCATCCCCTTTGCTCAGCTCAGCCAACCCGCAGTCTTCCCTACTCCTCTGCAAAATGGGTCCGACGCGGGCGCCGTCACCACTGCTGCCCAGCCGGACAACAGGAACCCACAGGGCCAGATTTCGGCACCCTGTGACTCTGCCAGCTCCGGTCTGACTCAGCAGAAACCGCTCAGTAACCTCACCGATGCTGCAGGTCAGGGCCCAGCAGAGACCAGCGCGGAG GATCAGGCAGCAGAGAAGCACTCTGGAGGACAGAGCTACGACAG cctCAACTCGGACGCCACGTCGGGGAAGGAGATGAGCGATGGTTACGAGGGGACCCACGGAGGTAAAGGCGAAGCGAAAGTCCGCAAACACCACCGCAGGTCCACGCGCACTCGCTCTCGGCAAGAGAAGATCAGCAGGCCGAAGCTCAACATGCTCAAT GTGTGCAACACTGGCGATAAAATGGTCGAGTGCCAGCTGGAGACTCATAATCACAAAATGGTCACTTTCAAGTTTGACCTGGATGGAGACGCACCGGAGGAGATCGCTACCTACATG GTGGAGAACGACTTCATTCTGCCTTTAGAGAGGGAAGTGTTCATAGAGCAGCTCAAGGACATCGTGGACAAGGCTGAGGACATGCTGAGCGAGGACCCCGAGGGCGAGCGGAGCTCTGACCACGGCGGAAGTCCGAAGCAGAGCGACGGCGCTCTGGGAGCGGAG GGATTGAAGGCTTCCACACCCAGCACACCGCAGCTGGTGTACCAGCAAAACG TCCTCCACACTGGCAAGCGCTGGTTCATCATCTGCCCGGTGGCTGAGACGCCTACACCGGACAAAGAGAAGACCACAGGTCACACCTCTGCAGCCCTGG AATCTGAACCGTCTGCCTCATCATCGGTCAAACCCAAGAGCAACGCTACTGCAGGCGCAATCCCAGTCTCTTTATCCTCCCAAagcccgtcctcctcctgcgcctcccCTTTGCCCCCCGCACCTCAGACCTCGGCGCAAGACCAAAACATCGACAAAACCCGGCTGCAGCAGCCTCAGCCCTGTGCAACTAAGCCCGCCCTGGCAGCCCGCGGTGCCGGCCATCACAACCTCCTTCCTGTGGAAGAGCCTTGCATCTCTGCGGTCTCCATGGTAACGGACATTCCATGCTGTGCTATTGTGCCGCCTGTCTCTCTGGATGTCAATGCCTTCGATGGAGGAGGAGCCGGGGGTTTGACTTCTTCCCAAACTAATCAGGCCACTCAGAAGGCCAGTCCCTCTGGAGAACTGCCTCCTCAGCTGGCCTCCCATCAGTCTGTGGTCCTGCAGCAACCCTTCGCCACGGCCATGCAGCCCGGGACGGTCACCTCCCAGCCGCAGAGTCCAGCGCATCAGACGCCCCAGAACTCCAATTCGTCAAGCCACCAGCAGCCGGCGAGTGGAGGGCCGGGCGAGTCGGACAGTGAGGGTCCGCGCAGGGTGGAGTTTGCAGACCGCACCATCAAGACTTTGGACGAGAAGCTGAGGAACCTGTTGTACCAGGAGCACGCTCCCTCCCAGCCGTCCAGCACTCCATCCGACCCCCAGGCCTCCAGCACAGAGGGGGTGAGCTCCCCTCCGGTCTCAGACGGCCAGAGCTCCGAGGGAGTACACGCAAAGAAGAAAGGGGAGCCGCTG CCTCAGATTCCGGAGCGCACAGATAGTGTGGGTGCACTAAGTGACTCTGCAGTGGCGG CCACTAACAGGGTTTTGAACAAAGGCGATGTGGCCACCAGCTCCAGTCCAACAGGCTCCAAAAGCCGCTTTCAA ATCATCCCGACTCCACCGGATGTCGTTTGCTCTTTGGAGAAAAGCAAGAAGAGCTGCGGCACCCCGGCGCCCTCTAGTGGTTCTGCGGGCTCACACAGCCAGTCCCAGGGCCCGGGCAGGAAAGACGAGGACTGCGCGTCCCCGGGAAAGTCCTCGGGGACAGCTGCAGCCGATCGCGACCGAACGTCCAAACCACAAAGTAGTAACCGCTACTCCGCCCCGCCGAACTTCTATCGGGCCACCCCGACGACCAGCCCCGATGTCACCCCGCGGCACATCCCCCGGGCCCAGACGATGGACACCCCGACCCGTCGCAACTCCCACCACCCCTCTCACCTCTACTCGGACTCTGCGGACGAGGACAGCAGCGTCGCCCTTCCCCCGGCCCAACCGCCGCCCCCTGCTCACGCCGCGTCCGAGCACAGTGGAAGCGACCTCATGAAGAGGGCGGTGGCGTTCCTGCGGCGCTCCGGTCGGAGCAAAAGCGAGCAGAGCTCCGATTCGCCGAGCCGGCAGGCCGCGTCGATGAACGGCCACGCCCACTCGCCCTCCACGGGACACGCCCCCTCGTCTTACATGAGCAGCGACAACGACTCGGAGTTTGAGGATGCGGACATGAGGAAAGAACTGCAGAAGCTGAGAGAGAA ACACATGAAGGAGATCTCGGAGCTGCAGGCGTTCCAGAGGAGCGAGATTGAGCATCTGTACACGGAGCTGGGCAAAACGCTGCCCCCCAACGTCGGCCTGGTCCACGCCGCGCCCCCAAGCGGCCGCAGGCGCAGGGCCAGCAAACACAAGCTGAAGGCCGGGAAGCTGCTCAATCCAATGGTGCAGCAGCTCAAAAACAATCTCAACATCTCGGCGGAgaggaaag GTGAGAGTGGAGCCAGTTCGTCCAGCTCCCCGGCTAAAAGTTCGGTTCTGTCGGACGGCTCCGTCCACTCCAGTggcagctccagctccagcaacCCGCCGCAGGGCGGCGGTGCGGAGCAGGTCCTCACCCAGCAGCCCTGTTCCCTGAAGGGCTCCTTCTCCTCGGACAACATCTACGGCGGGCTACACGCGGATGGAACGGCCAACCAAGCCGGCCCCGGCCAAG gCTGGACGGTTTTCCACCAAACGTCAGAGAGAGTCACCTATAAGTCTAGTAGCAAACCACGCACTAGATTCCTCAGTGGACCTGTGTCTCTGTCcatct